The following nucleotide sequence is from Quadrisphaera setariae.
CGCCCACGCGCAGGTCCACCTCCCGCAGGAGGGGACGGCCGTCCGGGAGGTCGTAGGAGATCCCGGAGACCTCGAGGTGCGCCACGGGCGTCGATCCTCCCCGACGCCCCGCGCCGCGTCACGCGGGTTTCCCCGGCGGCCCGCCCGGGGCCGTCGTCGCTGAGCGCCCACCCTCCCGGCACGGCCGCCGCGCCTTCCACCGGCGACGGTCGTGCAGCTGCGCGCCGCCTCCCGGGATGGCCGCGCTCCTGCAGCTGGCCGGTCCCGCCCACTGGGCAGGCTGGGTCCCGGTGAGCAGGCTGAGTGCCGGATCTCGGCCCGGAACCGGCACTGGGCCTGTCCACCGGCACTCGGCTTCCCCACCTCGCGACGCGCAGCGCGGTGGCGGGGTGCCAGGTGGCGCCGACGTGCATGAGCGTCAACGCCAGGGGGTCTTGGGTCGGCTCACGTCCGCTTCCGGCCCCGGAAGCGGACGTGAGCCTGCCCAGCGTGGGTCACGCTCCCCGAGGGGACCGCCGGTCGTCGTGGGCGAGCCTCAGACGGCGGCGGGCTGCTGACCGGCGCCGAGCTCGCTGCGCAGGTGCGCCGGGGTCCAGCCCAGCGCCGGGGCCACGTGCTCGGCGATGGTCGCCAGCAGCCGGGTGTTGTACTCCACGCCCAGCATGTTGGGGATCGTCAGGAGCAGCGTGTCCGCCTCCTGCACGGCCACGTCGCGGGCCAGCTGCTCGGCCACGGCGTCGGGGTCTCCGGCGTAGTGGCGCCCGAAGCGGGCCAGGCCGCCGTCGAGGAAGCCGACCTGGTCGGTGCTGTCGACGTCACCGCCGAAGTAGAGCCGGTCCTCCTCGGTCGTGATGGGCATGACGCTGCGCGAGACCGACACCCGCGGGGTGCCGGACCAGCCGGCCTGCACCCACGCCTCGCGGAAGCCCGCGATCTGCTCGGCCTGCAGCTCGTCGAACGGCACGCCGGTGTCCTCGGTGAGCAGGGTGGAGCTCATGAGGTTCATGCCCTGCTCTCCGGCCCAGCGGGCGGTGGCGCGCGTTCCGGCGCCCCACCAGACCCGGTCCGCGAGGCCGGGAGCCTGCGGCTGCACCGAGAGCAGGCCCTGGCGTCCCGTCATCTGCGGGTCCATCGGTGCCACACCGGCGCCGGCGATGGCGGCGCGGAACCGCTTCGTGTGGTCGCGGGCCAGGTCGGCGTCGCTGCGCCCCTCGGGCGGGACGTGGCCGAAGGCCTCAGCGCCGCGCAGCGCGGGCTCCGGTGATCCCCGGCTGACGCCGAGCTGCAGCCTGCCGCCGCTGATGAGGTCGGTGGAGGCGGCCAGCTCGGCCATCGCCAGCGGCTCCTCGTAGCGCATGTCGATGACGCCGGTGCCCAGCTCGATGCGCGACGTGCGCGCGGCCATCGCCGCGAGCAGCGGCCACGGCGAGGAGAGCTGGGGGGCGAAGTGGTGGACGCGGATGAACGCGCCGTCCAGCCCGAGCTCCTCGGCGGCCACGGCCAGCTCGACGGTCTGCAGGAGGGCGTCCGCCCCGGTGCGCACGTGAGAGCCGCGGGCGGGGCGCCAGTTGCCGAAGTTGAGGAACCCGATGTTCTTCATGTTTCAACTAACCCAGAGGGCGTGCGGTCTGTTCCCGCGACACCCGCCGCAGCACCCGCCGACGGGTCAGGCGGTGGGCTGGGCGATGTCGGTGGCGGCGAGCTGGCCGCAGGCCCCGTCGATGTCACGGCCGCGGGTGTCGCGCACCGTGGTGGGGATGCCCGCGTCGCGCAGGCGCCTCACGAACTCGGCCTCCACGCCCGGGTCCGACGCCGTCCAGCGGGACCCGGGGGTCGGGTTGAGCGGGATGGGGTTGACGTGCACCCATCCGCTCCCCCGCGCCAGCAGCTGCTCGGCCAGCAGGTCCGCGCGCCAGGCGTGGTCGTTGACGTCGCGGATGAGCGCGTACTCGATGCTCACGCGACGCCCGGTGGCGTCGAAGTAGCGCTTGGCGGAGTCGAGCACGGCGGCCACGTCGAAGCGGCTGTTGAGCGGCACGAGCTCGTCGCGCAGCACGTCGTCGGGGGCGTGCAGGCTCAGCGCGAGCGTCACGGCGAGCCCCTCTCCCGCGAGCCTGTCGACGGCGGGGACCAGGCCCACCGTCGAGACGGTGATGCCGCGGGCGGACATGCCCAGGCCGTCGGGGGCGGGGTCGACCATGCGGCGCACCGCGCCGACGCACGCCTTGTAGTTGGCGAGCGCCTCCCCCATGCCCATGAAGACCACGTTGTGGACGCGCTCGCCGGTCGGCGCCAGGCGCCGGTTGGCGGCGTGGACCTGCTCGACCACCTCGGCGGCCGACAGGTTGCGCTGCAGACCGCCCTGGCCGGTGGCGCAGAACGGGCACGCCATGCCGCACCCGGCCTGGCTGGAGACGCACAGCGTCACCCGGCCCGGGTAGCGCATGAGGACGCTCTCGATGCGGGCCCCGTCGAAGAGCTTCCAGAGCGTCTTGACGGTGTCGCCGTCGTCGGCCTCCAGCGCGCGGGTCTCGGTGAGCAGCGGCGGCAGCAGTGCAGCACCCAGCTGCTCGCGCAGCGCGGCCGGCAGGTCGGTCATGCCCGCGGGGTCGACCTCACCGCGGCCGAAGTAGTGCTGGGCCACCTGCTTGACGCGGAACGGCGGGACGCCCAGCTCGGCGGCGGCGGCCGCGCGGTCACCGGGGGCGAGGTCGGCCAGGTGCCGCGGCGGCTTGGCCCGCCGCGGGGCGGCGAGGGTCAGCGCGGGACGGCCCCCCGCGGGAGCGGCGGGTGCGGCGGGGGTGGTGGGCGCGGCGTCAGACATGGCGTCGTCCATGGTCCCACGACTGAGCAGCAGCCGGCGCCCTGCGAGCCGGTCACCGGCTCAGCGCAGCAGGAGCTCCAGCAGCAGCCAGGTGGTGGGGGCCACGGCGAGCAGGGAGTCGAGCCGGTCGAGCATCCCGCCGTGCCCGGGGACCAGGGTGCCCATGTCCTTGATGCCGAGGTCGCGCTTGAGGATCGACTCGGACAGGTCGCCCAGGGTCGCGGCGACGACGGCCCCCAGGCCCACGAGCGCGCCGGCCCACCACGTGCCGCCGAGCAGCAGCCACACCGACAGGGAGCCGGCCACGAGGCAGGCCGCGGCGGAGCCGGCCAGTCCTTCCCACGACTTCTTGGGGCTGATCGACGGCGCCATCGGGTGCCGGCCGAACAGGACCCCGGCGGCGTAGCCACCGACGTCGCTGCAGACGGTGAGCAGCACGAACACCAGCACCCGCAGCGCCCCGTCGTCCGCGGCGAGCATGAGCACCGCGAAGCCCGCCAGCAGCGGCAGCCAGCCCACCACGAGGACGGCGGCGGTCACGTCGCGCACGAGGGCGACTCCCGGCGCGGACGTGCCCTCTCCCACGTGCGGCGGCAGGTCGGGCACCTCGAGCACGCGCCAGAGCACGGCGGCGACAGCGGTGAGGCACACGCCCACGAGGAGCGCGTCCAGCCCCCCGACGTAGGCGGCCACGAGCGTGGCCGCGGAGCCGACCACCAGGGGCACCTGGGTGACGCGGCGGTGCCGTGTGGCCAGCGCCCGGGCGAGCTCGCGGACCGACAGGCCCACGGCGACCGCGGCGATGACGATGAAGACCTGCTTGAACAGCAGCAGCGCGGCCAGCACGCCCCCGCCGAGCAGCACACCGGCGATGATCGCCGCGGGGAGGTTGCGACCCGCCCGCCCCGGAGGGCGGACGGGCTTCACCGCAGGGCCGGCCACGGGTCCCACCAGGTCTCCGGCCCGTCGCTCAGACGGCGAGGAGCTCGGTCTCCTTGTGCTTGACGAGATCGTCGATCTCGTCGGTGAAGCGGCGCGTCAGGGCGTCCAGCTCCTTCTCGGCGCGCGCGACGTCGTCCTCACCGGCCTCGCCGTCCTTGACGACGCGGTCCAGCTCGTCCTTGGCGCGGCGGCGCACGCTGCGCACCGACACCTTCGCGTCCTCGGCCTTGGACTTGGCGAGCTTGATGTAGTCGCGCCGCCGCTCCTCGGTGAGCTGCGGGAGGATGATCCGGATGACGTTGCCGTCGTTGGACGGGTTCACGTCCAGGTCGGAGGCCCGCAGCGACTTCTCGATCGCGGCGATCGAGGTCTTGTCGTACGGGCTGATGAGCACCGTGCGCGCCTCGGGCACCTGGAAGGACGCCAGCTGCTGCAGCGGGGTCATCGCGCCGTAGTACTCGACGTTGACCTTCGCGAACAGCGCCGGGTTGGCGCGGCCGGTGCGGATCGCCGAGAAGTCGTTCTTGGCGACCTCGACGGCCTTCTCCATCTTCTCCTCGGCCTCGAGGAGCGTGTCGTCGATCACAGGCCTTGTCCTCCTCGTCAGTGCGTCACGTCCGGGCTGCCCCGCGCCCCCGCAGGGGGCGCAGGGACTCAGCCCGCCGAGACGAGCGTGCCGATCCTCTCACCGCGCAGCGCGGCGGAGATGGTGCCCTCCCCGTCCATGCCGAACACGACCATGGGGAGGCCGTTGTCCATGCACAGGCTGAAGGCGGTCGCGTCGACGACCTTGAGCTGCTGGCGCAGCGCGTCGCCGTAGCTCACCTCGTCCAGGCGGGAGGCGTCGGGGTCCTTGCGGGGGTCGGCGGTGTAGACGCCGTCGACGCCGTTCTTGGCCATGAGCACGGCGTCCGCACGGATCTCCAGCGCACGCTGGGCGGCCACGGTGTCGGTCGAGAAGTACGGCAGCCCGGCGCCCGCGCCGAAGATGACGACGCGACCCTTCTCCATGTGGCGGATGGCGCGGCGCGGGACGTACGGCTCCGCGACCTGGCCCATGGTGATGGCCGTCTGGACGCGGGTGTCCACGCCCGCCTGCTCCAGGAAGTCCTGGAGGGCCAGGCAGTTCATCACCGTGCCGAGCATGCCCATGTAGTCGGCGCGGCTGCGGTCCATGCCGCCCTCGCTGAGCTCGGCACCGCGGAAGTAGTTGCCCCCGCCGACGACGATCGCCACCTGCACGCCCTCGCGGACGGGCCCGACGATGGCGCCGGCCACGGCGGCGACCACGTCGGGGTCGACCCCGACGCGGCCGCCGCCGAACGCCTCACCCGACAGCTTCAGGACGACGCGGCGCCAGCCGTCACCACGCAGGCTCGCGCCGTCCTGTCCGCTGCTCACCGGGGTGCTCACGGTCTCAGGCGCCGACCCGGAAGCGGGCGAAGCCGAGGACCTTGACCCCGGAGTCGTTCAGCACCTGCTGGACGGTGCGCTTGGGGTCCTTGGCGAAGGACTGCTCCAGCAGCACGTTGTCCTTGAAGAAGCCGTTCACGCGGCCCTCGATGATGCGCGGCAGGGCGGCCTCGGGCTTGCCCTCCTCGCGCGCGGTCTCCTCGGCGATGCGGCGCTCGTTGGCCACGGTCTCCTCGGAGACCTCGTCGCGGTGCAGGTGCAGCGGCGACAGGGCCGCGACGTGCATGGCGACGTCGCGGGCGGTGTCGACCTCCTCGCTGTCCAGCGCCACGAGCACGCCGATCTGCGGGGGCAGGTCGGGGCTGGTGCGGTGCAGGTAGGAGGCGACGTGCTCGCCCTCGAGGCGGGCCACGCGGCGCACCTCGATCTTCTCGCCGATGGTGGCGTTGGACTCGTCGAGCAGCGCCTGCAGCGGCTTGCCGTCGATCTCGGCGGCCAGCAGCGCCGCGGCGTCCTTGGCGCCGGAGCTGACGGCCAGCTCGAGCACCCGGTCGGCCAGGGCGATGAAGCGCTCGCCCTTGGCGACGAAGTCGGTCTCGCAGTTGACCTCGACGAGGGTGCCCACGCCGCCCTCGACGCGCGCGGCGACGAGACCGTTGCTGGTGGTGCGCCCCTCGCGCTTGGTCACGCCCTTGAGGCCCTTGACCCGGAGGATCTCGATGGCCTTCGCGCGGTCGCCGTCGGCCTCGTCGAGCGCCTTCTTGACGTCGAGCATGCCCGCGCCGGTCTGCTCGCGCAGGGCCTTGATGTCAGCGGCGGTGGTCGCCATGGGGTCCGTCCTCTCGCCTGGTGTCCTCCGCGCGCCGGGGGTGTCGGGGCGCGGTCTTCGTGGTCTGGGGGCCGCCGTCCCGGTCGGGCTCGGCGGCGGTGCCGCGCCGCCCCGGTGGGGGCGGCGCGGCGGTGGCGCGGAGAGCCGCGTCAGGCGGTCGGGGTCGCCTCGTCGGCTGCGGCCTCGGCCGGAGCGGCGTCAGCCTCGGCCGGAGCGGCCTCGGCGGCGGGCTCGCTGGCCTCGCCCTCGGCCTGCGCGATCGCGGCGGCCGGCTCGGCGCCGGTCGGGACCTGGGCGGCGGCCTCGGCCTCGCCCTGGGCGGCGGCAGCACCAGCGGCGTTGTCGCCGGCGCCAGCACCGGTCTGGGTCTCGCCGGCCAGCAGCTCGGCCTCCCACGCGGCCATCGGCTCGGCGGCAGCGGAGTCGCCACCACCGGCGCGGGTGCGCAGGCCGTCGGCCACGGCGTCGGCGATCACACGGGTCAGCAGCGTGACGGAGCGGATCGCGTCGTCGTTGCCGGGGATCCGGTAGTCGACCACGTCGGGGTCGCAGTTGGTGTCGAGGATCGCCACCACCGGGATGCCCAGCTTGTGCGCCTCGGTGACCGCGAGGTGCTCCTTGTTGGTGTCCACGATCCAGACGGCCGAGGGCGTGCGGGCCATGTCGCGGATGCCGCCGAGGGTGCGCTCGAGCTTCTCCTTCTCGCGGCGCATCATGAGCAGCTCCTTCTTCGTGCGGCCCGAGGAGGCCACGTCGTCGAAGTCGATCTGCTCGAGCTCCTTGAGGCGCTGCAGGCGCTTGCTCACCGTCTGGAAGTTGGTGAGCATGCCGCCCAGCCAGCGCTGGTTCACGTAGGGCATGCCGACGCGCGCGGCCTGCTCGGCCAGCGGCTCCTGGGCCTGCTTCTTCGTGCCCACGAAGAGGATCGAGCCGCCGTGCGCCACGGTCTGCTTGACGAACTCGTAGGCGCGGTCGATGTGGGTCAGCGACTGCTGCAGGTCGATGATGTAGATGCCGTTGCGGTCCGTCAGGATGAACCGCTTCATCTTGGGGTTCCAGCGACGGGTCTGGTGCCCGAAGTGGACGCCGCTCTCGAGCAGCTGGCGCGTGGTGACGACGGCCATGCCGCACTCCTCTCGGCCCCGACCGGGTTCGACTCCGGACGCGGGGCTCATCTCGGTTCTCGCAGCGGTCCGGGTCCGGCCGCCGCCCTGGTGCCTGCGGAGCGCCACCACCCAGCTGCGCCGGGACCGAGGTGGCGCACCCCGCCACGAGGCGGTGTGCGGGCACGCGAAGTACCGGTCGCAAGACCGGCCGTGCCCCAGTCTACGCGGACGGGCGGGTCTGCCCGGACCACGGCCCCGTCGAGCGGCGCTCCGGCGGCGGTCGGGGCGTCGTCCGCCCACAGGGTGCCGGGGACGCGTTCCGTCCACAGCCCTGTCCACAGGACGGGGACGGAGGCACCGCGCTGCACCGCGCGCGCAGCAGCCTGGGCCGGTGCCCGCCCTCGTCGTCGTCGTGCTCCTGTCGGTGGCCGCAGCCCTCCTCACGGGGGCCTCCGCGGCGAGCGCCGCCCCCGCTGCACCCGCGGGCACGGCGTGGTGGTGGCCCCTGGACGACGACGGCGGGCCGCCCGCCGTCCTGCGCCGCGCCTCGCTGCCGCAGCGCCCCTGGCAGCCGGGGCACCGGGGCGTGGACCTCGCCGCCGTCCCCGGGCAGGACGTCCTGGCGCCGGTGGACGGCGTCGTGGTGGCGGCGGGTCTCGTCGCGGGCCGACCGGTGGTGAGCATCCGGGCGGCCTCGGGGTGGCGGGCGACGCTGGAGCCCGTGGTGGCGGCGGTGGCGGTCGGCGACCGGGTGGTGCGCGGTCAGCGCGTCGGGGCGCTGGCGGGCGACGCTGCCCACTGCGGGACGTCGACCTGCCTGCACTGGGGCGTGCGGACCGGCTCGGGCGCCCAGACGCGCTACCGCGACCCGCTGGCGCTGCTGCGCCCCCGGGTGCGCCTGCTCCCGGTGCCCGGCTGGGGCGCCGCAGCGACGGTCAGACCACCTGTCAGACCACTGGTCGGAGCGGTCAGCTGGCTTCCGCGAGCTTGGCGCGCATCGCCACCACGGCCTTGGTGTGCATCTGGCACACCCGCGACTCCGTCACCCCGAGGACCTTGCCGATCTCCGACAGGGTGAGGTTCTCGTAGTAGTAGAGCGTCACGACGATCTTCTCGCGCTCGGGCAGCTGGTCGATGGCGCGCGAGAGGAGGTACTTGGTCTCCTCGTTCTCGAACGCGGTGACCGGGTCCTCGACGCGCGTGTCCTGGAGGGTGTCGCCCAGGGAGAGGGACTCGCCCTTCTCCCCGGTCACGCCGAGCAGCTCGTCCAGGGCCACCACGTTGACGTAGGAGACCTGGCTGAAGATGTTGTGGAGCTCCTTCAGCGTGATGCCCATCCGCGAGGCGACCTCGGGCTCGGTGGGCGTGCGGTGCAGCTCCGACTCGAGCGCGGCGTAGGCGCGCTCCACGTCGCGGGCCTTGCTGCGGACCGACCGCGGGATCCAGTCCATGGCGCGCAGCTCGTCGATGATCGCGCCGCGGATGCGGGTGATCGCGTAGGTCTCGAACTTGATGGCGCGCTCGAGGTCGAACTTCTCGATGGCGTCGATGAGGCCGAAGACGCCGTAGGAGACGAGGTCGGCCTGGTCGACGTTGGCCGGCAGGCCCACGGCCACACGGCCCGCGACGTACTTGACCAGGGGGGCGTAGTGGATGATCAGGCGCTCGCGGACCACCGGGTCCCCGTGGGTCTTGAACCGCTCCCACAGGTCGCGCAGGAGGGCCTCGTTGCGGGCCACGGTCTCGGCGTCGGCGCCCTTGACGGCCAGGCGGCTGCTGAGGCGCGGTGCGCGCGTCGGGGCGACGGGCGCCTCGGTGGTCGTGATCGTGGGCGCTGGGGGCGCCGCCACGGGAGCTGTCTCGGTCATGCTGCCCTGCCTCTCCCCCGACGGGGCCCCCACCGGGCGCCTGCGGGCGCTCACGCCCGCGGGTGGGCCTGTTCGTAGCTGCGTCGCAGGCGCTCGACGGAGACGTGGGTGTAGACCTGCGTTGTCGCCAGGCTAGCGTGGCCGAGCATCTCCTGGACGGACCTCAGGTCCGCGCCGCCGTCGAGCAGGTGTGTGGCCGCGGTGTGGCGAAGGGCGTGCGGAGCGGCGTCGACGCCCTCGTCCAGGCCTCTGAGCAGCGCGTGGACCACGGCCCGCACCTGGCGCTGGTCCCAGCGGCCGCCCCGGGCGCCGAGCAGCAGAGCCGGCGGAGACCCGGGCGTGGCGAGTCGCGGACGCCCCCGTTCGAGGTACTCCCCCACCGCGCGGTCGGCGGGCTGGCCGTAGGGGACCACCCGCTCCTTGGAGCCCTTGCCCAGCACCCTGAGCGTCCGGCGGGACCTGTCGACGTCGTCGACGTCGAGGCCGACGAGCTCGCTGACGCGGATGCCGCTGGCGTAGAGGAGCTCGGCGGCGGCACGGTCGCGCAGGTGCGTCGGCTCGTCGTCGTCGGCGCGCGTGGCCGCGAGGTCCATGAGGCGGCCCGCCTGGTCGGCGCGCAGCACGGTGGGCAGGGTCTTGTTCGGCGAGGGCGACCGGAGCCTGAGGGCTGGGTCGACCGGCAGCCGACCGGTGCGCACGGCCCACGCGGTGAAGCTGCGCACCGCCGAGGTGCGCCGCGCCAGCGAGGACCTGGCGGCGCCGGAGGCGGCCAGGGAGCCGAGCCAGGAGCGCAGGTCGGCCAGCTGGAGGGAGGCGAGGTCCGCCCCGGTGGTCTCCAGGTGGGCCTGCAGCGAGGCGAGGTCAGCGGCGTAGGCGCGGGTGGTGGCGGCCGAGGCGCCGCGCTCCAGCTCGAGGTGCCGGCAGAACAGCACCGGCCACTCCTCCGGTGCGCCCGCCCGGTCCTCACGCTCGTGGTCCACCCGCCCACTCTCGGTGAGCGCCCTCGCGAGGGCCAAGCGGGGCGCGCCGCCACCCGTCGGACACCCGCGCCGCCAGGCCGCGCCGGGACAGCTCCCGCAGCACGGGCGGCACGTCCACCGCGGCGAGCCCGGCCGTCACGGCGATGCGCTCCACCGGCCTGGCCGACGCCAGCGGCAGGGCGTCGAGGACGGCCACCTGCACCGGGTCCAGTCCGTCGTGGGGCCGGGCCGGTGCCTCGCGCACCGGATCGGGCGCCAGGGCGTCGACGAGCTGGAGGACCTCTGCGGCGCCGGTGACGCAGACGGCCCCGGAGCGCAGGAGCCGGTGGCACCCCTCCGAGGACGGAGAGGTCACAGGTCCGGGCACCGCTCCCACCGGCAGGCCGAGGTCCAGCGCCAGGCCGGCCGTGGACAGCGAGCCCGACCTCCACCCCGCCTCCACCACCACGGTGGCGCCGGAGAACGCTGCGATGAGGCGGTTGCGCTGGAGGAAGCGCCGCCGCATGGGGCTGGACCCGGGCGGCACCTCGCTGACCACCAGGCCCTCCTCCGCGACAGCGCGCAACAACCTCTGGTGGGAGGCCGGGTAGGCGCGGTCCACGCCGCAGGCGAGCACCGCGACCGTCGGGGCGCCGGCAGCGAGCGCACCGCGGTGGGCGGCCCCGTCGACGCCGAGTGCGGCGCCCGAGACGGTGGTCGCCCCGGCGTCCCCGAGACCCACCGCGATGCTCGCGGCGATCCGCTCCCCGTAGGCGGTGGCCGCGCGGGCGCCGACCACGGCGGCGCTGCGCTCGCAGGCCGCTGCGAGGTCCACCGGGCCCCGCACCCACAGCGCGAACGGCTCACCTCCGTTGAGCAGGCCCAGACGTCCGGGCCACTCGGTGTCTCCGTCGAGCACCACCCGGCCGCCGAGCGCCTGGACCCTGGCGAGGTCGCGCTCGGGGTCGGTCTCCTGCCAGCGGCCGGCCCAGCGCGCCAGGCCGGCGCGCAGAGCGGCCAGCGACTCCCCCGGCAGGCACTCCGAGGCGCTCACCGGTGCCGGCGACGCCAGCCGCTCGAGGGCGGCGCACCCCCCTCGTGCGGCCACGAAGCCCTTCGCCACGAGGTCCTCCGGCTCCGCCAGCCGGGACCAGGCGAGCATCGCGAGGCGGTCGTCGCCGGCCCAGCGCGGCAGGCGACGGCCGAGCTCGGGCAGCGCGTCCTGCCAGCCACCAGACGCGTCGACGGGCCCGGTCACGCGACGGCCCAGGGCAGCCGCCACGACAGCGCCCGCTCGACGTCGTCCTGGGCCGGCGCGGAGCGGCCGGCGAGGTCCGAGAGGGTCCACGCGACGCGGAGCACGCGGTCGAGGCCGCGCAGGGTCAGCTCGCCCTCGTCGAGGCGCGCCATCGCTGGGCGCACCACGGCGGGCGGCAGGCGCAGGGGTCCGCGCAGGTGCCGGCCGGGGACCTCGCCGTTGCACCGCCACGGCGTTCCGCGCAGGCGCTCGGCGGCAGCTGAGCGCGCCGTCGCCACCTCAGCGGCCACGCGCGCCGATGACGGCTGGCGCGAGGTCCCGCGCTCGGCGGCGTCGAGCTCGGTGCGGGAGACCGGCGCCACCGCCACCTGCAGGTCGACGCGGTCCAGCAGCGGGCCCGAGAGCCGGTTGCGGTAGCGGCGCTGCTCCTGGGGGCTGCAGCGGCAGGCGAGTCCCCTGTCGGTGGCGCGCCCGCACGGGCACGGGTTGGCCGTGCACACCAGCTGGAAGCGCGCCGGGAACCTGGCGGTCCCCCGCGAGCGCGCGATGACCACCTCGCCGTCCTCCAGGGGCTGGCGCAGCCCCTCGAGCACGCGGCGGTCGAACTCGGGGGTCTCGTCCAGGAGGAGCACGCCCCGGTGGGCGCGAGAGACCGCGCCCGGCGCGGGCCCGGTGGAGCCGCCGCCGAGCACGGCCGCGGCGGAGGCGGTGTGGTGCGGCGCCTCGAACGGTGGCCTGTCGAGCAGCCCGCGGGAGGGGTCGAAGGTGCCGGAGAGGGAGTGCACGGCGGTGACCTCGACGGCATCAGCCTCGGTCAGGGGCGGCAGCACGCCGGGCAGCCGGGCGGCCAGCATCGACTTGCCGGCACCGGGCGGCCCGGTCATGAGCAGGTGGTGGCCGCCGGCGGCGGCCACGCGCAGGGCGTCGAGCGCGTCGGCCTGGCCGACGACGTCGCCGAGGTCACCCGCGGAGCCCTTCCCACCGGCGGCGCCGCCAGCGCCACCGGGGACCCCGGGGGCACCCGTCCCGTCGCGCCGGGAGGAGCGCGCCGGTGCTGCCACGGCGCTGCCGCCGTGGGCGCGGACCACGTCCCCCAGGTGCTCGACGGGCACCACCTCCACACCGGGCACCAGCGCGGCCTCCGCGGCGTTGGCCGCGGGGACGATGGCGCGACGCACGCCCTCGGCCCGGGCGGCGAGCACGGCGGGCAGCACGCCGCGGACCGGGCGGACCCAGCCGTCCAGGCCGAGCTCGCCGAGGTGGAGCGCGCTGGCCGCCGACGCGGGCAGCAGCCCCTGCTGCGAGGCGAGGACGGCTGCGGCCACGGCGACGTCGAAGGAGGCGCCCTGCTTGGGCAGTGACGCCGGGGAGAGGTTGACCACCACCCGGCGGTCGGCCACCGAGAGCCCGGCGTTGCGCAGCGCCGCGCGCACGCGGTCGCGCGACTCGTTGAGGGCCGTGTCGGGCAGCCCGGTGACCACGAACGCGGGGAGGCCGTGGGTGACGTCGGCCTCGACC
It contains:
- a CDS encoding LLM class flavin-dependent oxidoreductase, with product MKNIGFLNFGNWRPARGSHVRTGADALLQTVELAVAAEELGLDGAFIRVHHFAPQLSSPWPLLAAMAARTSRIELGTGVIDMRYEEPLAMAELAASTDLISGGRLQLGVSRGSPEPALRGAEAFGHVPPEGRSDADLARDHTKRFRAAIAGAGVAPMDPQMTGRQGLLSVQPQAPGLADRVWWGAGTRATARWAGEQGMNLMSSTLLTEDTGVPFDELQAEQIAGFREAWVQAGWSGTPRVSVSRSVMPITTEEDRLYFGGDVDSTDQVGFLDGGLARFGRHYAGDPDAVAEQLARDVAVQEADTLLLTIPNMLGVEYNTRLLATIAEHVAPALGWTPAHLRSELGAGQQPAAV
- the pyrH gene encoding UMP kinase; the protein is MSTPVSSGQDGASLRGDGWRRVVLKLSGEAFGGGRVGVDPDVVAAVAGAIVGPVREGVQVAIVVGGGNYFRGAELSEGGMDRSRADYMGMLGTVMNCLALQDFLEQAGVDTRVQTAITMGQVAEPYVPRRAIRHMEKGRVVIFGAGAGLPYFSTDTVAAQRALEIRADAVLMAKNGVDGVYTADPRKDPDASRLDEVSYGDALRQQLKVVDATAFSLCMDNGLPMVVFGMDGEGTISAALRGERIGTLVSAG
- the rpsB gene encoding 30S ribosomal protein S2, whose amino-acid sequence is MAVVTTRQLLESGVHFGHQTRRWNPKMKRFILTDRNGIYIIDLQQSLTHIDRAYEFVKQTVAHGGSILFVGTKKQAQEPLAEQAARVGMPYVNQRWLGGMLTNFQTVSKRLQRLKELEQIDFDDVASSGRTKKELLMMRREKEKLERTLGGIRDMARTPSAVWIVDTNKEHLAVTEAHKLGIPVVAILDTNCDPDVVDYRIPGNDDAIRSVTLLTRVIADAVADGLRTRAGGGDSAAAEPMAAWEAELLAGETQTGAGAGDNAAGAAAAQGEAEAAAQVPTGAEPAAAIAQAEGEASEPAAEAAPAEADAAPAEAAADEATPTA
- a CDS encoding M23 family metallopeptidase, with product MPALVVVVLLSVAAALLTGASAASAAPAAPAGTAWWWPLDDDGGPPAVLRRASLPQRPWQPGHRGVDLAAVPGQDVLAPVDGVVVAAGLVAGRPVVSIRAASGWRATLEPVVAAVAVGDRVVRGQRVGALAGDAAHCGTSTCLHWGVRTGSGAQTRYRDPLALLRPRVRLLPVPGWGAAATVRPPVRPLVGAVSWLPRAWRASPPRPWCASGTPATPSPRGPCRSPTG
- a CDS encoding phosphatidate cytidylyltransferase, whose amino-acid sequence is MAGPAVKPVRPPGRAGRNLPAAIIAGVLLGGGVLAALLLFKQVFIVIAAVAVGLSVRELARALATRHRRVTQVPLVVGSAATLVAAYVGGLDALLVGVCLTAVAAVLWRVLEVPDLPPHVGEGTSAPGVALVRDVTAAVLVVGWLPLLAGFAVLMLAADDGALRVLVFVLLTVCSDVGGYAAGVLFGRHPMAPSISPKKSWEGLAGSAAACLVAGSLSVWLLLGGTWWAGALVGLGAVVAATLGDLSESILKRDLGIKDMGTLVPGHGGMLDRLDSLLAVAPTTWLLLELLLR
- the whiG gene encoding RNA polymerase sigma factor WhiG gives rise to the protein MTETAPVAAPPAPTITTTEAPVAPTRAPRLSSRLAVKGADAETVARNEALLRDLWERFKTHGDPVVRERLIIHYAPLVKYVAGRVAVGLPANVDQADLVSYGVFGLIDAIEKFDLERAIKFETYAITRIRGAIIDELRAMDWIPRSVRSKARDVERAYAALESELHRTPTEPEVASRMGITLKELHNIFSQVSYVNVVALDELLGVTGEKGESLSLGDTLQDTRVEDPVTAFENEETKYLLSRAIDQLPEREKIVVTLYYYENLTLSEIGKVLGVTESRVCQMHTKAVVAMRAKLAEAS
- the rlmN gene encoding 23S rRNA (adenine(2503)-C(2))-methyltransferase RlmN, which gives rise to MSDAAPTTPAAPAAPAGGRPALTLAAPRRAKPPRHLADLAPGDRAAAAAELGVPPFRVKQVAQHYFGRGEVDPAGMTDLPAALREQLGAALLPPLLTETRALEADDGDTVKTLWKLFDGARIESVLMRYPGRVTLCVSSQAGCGMACPFCATGQGGLQRNLSAAEVVEQVHAANRRLAPTGERVHNVVFMGMGEALANYKACVGAVRRMVDPAPDGLGMSARGITVSTVGLVPAVDRLAGEGLAVTLALSLHAPDDVLRDELVPLNSRFDVAAVLDSAKRYFDATGRRVSIEYALIRDVNDHAWRADLLAEQLLARGSGWVHVNPIPLNPTPGSRWTASDPGVEAEFVRRLRDAGIPTTVRDTRGRDIDGACGQLAATDIAQPTA
- the tsf gene encoding translation elongation factor Ts, producing the protein MATTAADIKALREQTGAGMLDVKKALDEADGDRAKAIEILRVKGLKGVTKREGRTTSNGLVAARVEGGVGTLVEVNCETDFVAKGERFIALADRVLELAVSSGAKDAAALLAAEIDGKPLQALLDESNATIGEKIEVRRVARLEGEHVASYLHRTSPDLPPQIGVLVALDSEEVDTARDVAMHVAALSPLHLHRDEVSEETVANERRIAEETAREEGKPEAALPRIIEGRVNGFFKDNVLLEQSFAKDPKRTVQQVLNDSGVKVLGFARFRVGA
- the frr gene encoding ribosome recycling factor, which produces MIDDTLLEAEEKMEKAVEVAKNDFSAIRTGRANPALFAKVNVEYYGAMTPLQQLASFQVPEARTVLISPYDKTSIAAIEKSLRASDLDVNPSNDGNVIRIILPQLTEERRRDYIKLAKSKAEDAKVSVRSVRRRAKDELDRVVKDGEAGEDDVARAEKELDALTRRFTDEIDDLVKHKETELLAV